CTTTTGGTTCAATCTTTTCTAGAAAGTATAACTAAAGTATTGTTTTTGTATTTACTTTATATATGCATAAAACATTATAATTTCTGTAGTTTACGATCattcatttcaaaattcaaacctcGCACTAAAGATTCAGGAAATTACGGTCAATGACCTTAAAATGGATGGTCTTAATTTTTTGATTCCTGCTTGTTGTCCATAGGTAAGCAACGGACAACAGAGAAATACTTGTTAAACTTGAAGTTTTACCTATGGGACAAGCAGGATCAAAAAATCAAGAATGACACCCAAAGTGTTCTATTTGTGCAAATCACCCCCACAAATTGAAATTATAGTCTAATGGCTGTTGTTGTTGCGGACCTAAATAAATttgtttaaaaaagaaaaattatatcaCTTTAATGTGGCTTCGAATCCAAACAAAAACCATTATCTCTTCTGAATTGGCTGGTATTGTGCATCTAAACATGATTGGGCTATAGCTTAtagtatcaacaacaacaacaacaacaacaacccagtataatctcacttagtggggtctggggagggtagtgtgtacgcagaccttacccctaccctagagtagagagactgtttccaaatagacccccggcatccttccctccaagaacctcccaccttgctcttggggagactcgaactcacaacctctcggttgaaagtgggggttgcttaccccTCTTGTCGAAAGTGTATTTCAACTCAAACGGGCAAAGCCCAAAGAGTGTTGGGCCGGAATCAAGTTAAAACCAACTTTCTTGTGGGCTTATTTGTAACACAAGTACACAAAGGTGTACTACTATAATTTGATTGATTCCAGGTGAGTTGGTTTTGACTTTTGAGATAAGGTCCACAATCAAATTTTGGAGAATCCTCTGACaacatttttggaggatccgaacAACGTAGTTTCAAATAATCATTTACTGATTTATGACAGCTTTCGCCTTTTCCAAGGCAACCTTCCCTTTCCCTCTAATAAGCAAAATGATGCAACTTTACAACTCTCAATCCATATCAAAAGAACACAAAAGAAATCGGTAAAGGAGGAGACCCTTTATCATAGGCCATAGCAATATCTAATAGATGCCATCTACTTTCTACAAAGAGAGACTATGTCCAAATGATAAGAAGAATTGGATACTAGAGAAAAAACATACACAAAGTTCATATGAAGGAATCCAATACTCTTGGCAGTGGACTCAAAAATATTGATTCAGCTAAAAATGAAAACCAAAATTGCCTCTCGTACTGTACATTTTATCCATTTAATTCTTGATATGTGAACAGAATGTCGGTGGCTGCTTGAAGCCAGATATGTCAAACAACTCCATGAACCTCAGATCTGATACTCTAGCTTTCTCAGCAGCATATCTTTGGTACTCATCAAAAATTGAAGTAAGGCACCACTTCTGTAATTTTCTGAGGCACCCCACAAGACAACCGGTTCGGTGCTGCATAATATACCACAGGATGACAGAAATGGAGGTCAGAGGAATGTTGTGTGATTATTTATATAAGAAAGCTAGAAATTTTAAACAAAGAGAAATGAAGGAATACCTTTCCTCTTTTGCAGTGAATTAACAGAGGGCGGTTCTTTTCATCTACAGAAAGAATCCAGTGAAATTGTAATACACAAATTAGTTATCAAAACTAGTGGACAGAAACCTAAAgcaagagagaaaataaaatgcaACCTTTCAAACTTACCAAGGACAACCCTCAAAGCTTCTCTTATTGTTTCCTCTGGGATGTTGACCAATGGTGGCTCCTGCATGAGAAATAGTCAAGTACTTATCCACATGAAATTTTTTGCTTCGTATCAACAACTAGAAAGAAATAACTTAACATTCACATACACGGCTTGCATAATCATATGCAAATTCTAAAATGTCTGCAAACAAGACATAGCACAATGTTCATATATGCTGCTACTAATGTTTTTAGTACGTGTACCTTCCGGTATAGACTGCGACCATAACAATACTCCGTCAAAATTCCAAACCATCTCCATAATGGATATATATCTTTTCACTTAACCAAGAGCTTCAAATATCCAGATAAGTTGTGGTATAGTTGTTACAGGACAAGAATAGACAAGGACGTTTAACTACTCGAAGCCTCAGTTTAGGAGACAGAGATAGACCAAAAAGGGTAGAGTAGCTTTGTCCAGCATTCAGACAGCAGAGAGAACTCATAGCTAGCATAtgataattaaaaaccaaaagcATAGAAGAGGGTATGACAAATACGAAAGATTTCAAGTTTGATAGGCAACGATTCAACTTCCTCTAAGGCTACTCAAGATAAGAAGGTAATAAAAGAAAAACAGTCATAACACATAAGACTTGATTAGGAGATATATGTCAAATAACAttatagatattttttttttgtcgtATCTATCATTATAGATATGACAAACTAACAGTAATAAACTTGAGAACCCTACAGAATCGTCCTTTTTTCTCCTCAGTCAATCATCTAGTTATCTTCCTGTTTAACAATCCAATTAGTTGGGATAAGAAAATTTTGGAGAGTCCTACAGCTAATATGACCTGCTACTGGTGAATTCGAAAAGAACACAATCACATATTGTATATTGCTAGTGGATGAATTTCTTTCTCTACTACGCAACAGTTGAAGATTTTCTCCAAGGAAGTGCAAAGCTCCAACAGGACAACTACTACAATAAACACCTAATCTCACTTAGAATTGGACAATTTTTCTTGAGTATTATGGGAATCCACAAGAAACTCCCTACCTCCTCTCTTGAGTTAGGAATTATTTTGGTTGCAGCATTACCTGTATTGTAATATTACCGGAACCAGGGCAATATTTCACAAACTGAAGAGCTAAAGCCAATCATAGTATAATTCAATTGACTTTTGTAATTCCCTTGATACAATTACGCATTATGGCTAGGTTCATGCATCAAGAACAGAGGAAAGCTAAAATCTAGtgaaaaaatataaggaaaacaAAATAAGTGCTAAGAATGATCAAGTAGCACTAGTTGCAGCGGGCCCTTATGAAGTATGAACTGCGATGAGTAATGGTGAGTGGTAGTTGAGAAGAAAGCAGTAGTAGGAAGTTGTAGCTATACTCGCATTTTGTTGTAAAAGCAGAGTGCAATTTAAGAGGAGAGGAATTTTAAGTAACTAGATCCTTGAGAGAAACATAGAAtaaaaaatacaacatgaagctacaGGTGAAAAGCTTCTGTGGTGAAAGACTTTAAACATATTATAGGTTTCGAGCTATCTGAAAAAACAGACACATCACATACTGTTGTGTTCTTTACTCCTATCACATACAACTAACTCAACTCCTATTTGATGAATATAAAACGTGAAAAACCTGCAGTTTAAAACAAGAACAGATTTGGGCCATGCAACCTCAAGTACAAGTGAAAGACTTTGGCGTGACCTGTACTAGTTTTTTGAAGTCTGAGCCACAAAAGCCAAATATCTAGTTCATTTGCACGAAAGCTAACAGAAAAACCAAGGGTCAATTCGGTGACTACTCCAACGGACTGCTAAATGACTAATATTCTAGACCACACAAGTTTATAACCTTGTCTCCTACAAACTAATACCACAAAACATTTTGACTTTGTTCCTTGAAGAAAAATGCATCCTAATGCCAGTTTAGCCAGAAAATTATGAATTAATCTCTTTCATGCTATACAAATCAGTTAAATTCACACATTCGAACAATTAAGGATGATAACAAACAGATTGAGTATATATCCAATGCCTATAAATAGACTTCGTCTTGATAAGCAGCTAACTAACCCCCACTTTTACTTTCTGTTATAGCTCCAAAACAAGTCACTTAGCTAATTAGAGAGCAAAAACAATGTGTTATCACCAACAGCCGATATCACATAAAGAAAAAGAGTGAATTGATTATTTTTAGTATAAACTTAAACAAGTCTTTCTGTTAATGCTTACAACTTGTATAAATTGTTGGGATAGTTCGAAGAGGACTGCATATAAGCTAATTATACACTACGTATGTAACTTATTTTAATGACGGTGGTGTTCAGGTCAGCTTGAACTCATCTTGACTATTCCATTGAGTACCTGTTACCTCCGACCAGCATAGCTACTGGAGTATTATGTTTGTATTTTTGAAACACCAACTCGGCGTGATATTTCCAATATTTATTTAGTCCACGCAAAAAAATGAATTACAACAGTTTCATGCACTGATATATCAGATAATGATCACATAGCTTTTAACATCAACCACAACTCTCATATCCTACCTTGGATCCTTCAATGGCAAATTGAAAAAGCCGTATTCCGTTCGCATTTAAAAACTCTACATTCGCTTCAGGATATGGCTCAGGACACAAATATCTACacacaaaatattcaaacaaaaagaaaaatcaacaacaataacatcgttaaaataaattttaaaaaaacgaTACTTTAAGTAACAAACACATGAATGAATGAACGAACGAACGAACGAACTAACATGATAGAGCGAAGGCCTAGGGTTTGCAAAAAGGAGAAGTTAGCAGTATCAGGGAAACCAGACCGAAAAACACCGTAATCAACCATAGAGAAATTGAGAGGCGGAACGAGTAGTCCTTCAGCGGCGTCGATTGCCGGAGAAAAATACTCCGGCGAAACGCCGGCGCCGCCGTCGGAGTTTTCAATACGGTGACACGTGGACCGATCGTCGCCGTTTTCCAATCGCATTGCTCTGCGGTGGCGCCAAGTCAATGACAGAGATTACGT
The sequence above is drawn from the Nicotiana tabacum cultivar K326 chromosome 13, ASM71507v2, whole genome shotgun sequence genome and encodes:
- the LOC107821281 gene encoding inositol diphosphatase DSP1 yields the protein MRLENGDDRSTCHRIENSDGGAGVSPEYFSPAIDAAEGLLVPPLNFSMVDYGVFRSGFPDTANFSFLQTLGLRSIIYLCPEPYPEANVEFLNANGIRLFQFAIEGSKEPPLVNIPEETIREALRVVLDEKNRPLLIHCKRGKHRTGCLVGCLRKLQKWCLTSIFDEYQRYAAEKARVSDLRFMELFDISGFKQPPTFCSHIKN